A genomic window from Flavobacterium johnsoniae includes:
- a CDS encoding efflux transporter outer membrane subunit encodes MTNSSNKYILLVITAALISACSVTKKYERPTTLKTDQLYRDQSSTDSTTIADMPWQSVFKDEKLNALIQKGLDQNLNLKNAIENIVQARASLRQSKLAYYPTLQLDASATHNKQSQAGLNFPPGININTLTTTYKLGASTSWEIDVWGKLSSSKRAALATYLATDAAKQAVQTQLIADIANNYFMLLAYDKSLKITEETLASRIKNVETIKALKEGAIVTGAAVVQSEANQHAAEVLIPDLKQNIRETENALNILLGQAPGPIDRGELGTQIIPEKIALGMPAQLLNNRPDVRQAEFNFRVAFESTNLAKTYFYPSLTLTASTGFSNLELKDFFSHSIFYSIIGGLTQPIFNQGLNKMRLTTAQSQQLQAYNNFQQTLLVAGQEVSNALYSYQMAVEKEDSRTKQIAALEKAVDFTQQLLEYSSATNYTDVLTSEQNLLAAQLSGINDNLQKLQAVINLYRALGGGWK; translated from the coding sequence ATGACGAATAGTTCAAATAAATATATTTTACTGGTAATAACAGCCGCACTTATTAGTGCGTGCTCTGTTACCAAAAAATACGAACGTCCCACAACTTTAAAAACAGATCAATTGTATCGTGATCAATCTTCGACAGATTCAACTACAATTGCGGATATGCCTTGGCAGAGTGTTTTTAAAGATGAAAAACTGAATGCATTAATTCAAAAAGGTTTAGATCAGAATCTTAATTTGAAAAATGCGATTGAAAACATTGTACAAGCAAGAGCTTCATTACGTCAAAGTAAATTAGCTTATTACCCAACATTACAATTGGATGCAAGTGCAACTCATAACAAACAATCACAGGCGGGACTTAACTTTCCACCAGGAATCAACATCAATACGTTGACAACAACCTATAAATTGGGTGCTAGTACGTCTTGGGAAATTGATGTTTGGGGAAAATTAAGCAGTTCTAAAAGAGCCGCATTGGCAACTTATTTAGCAACTGATGCTGCAAAACAAGCAGTTCAAACACAATTGATTGCCGATATTGCCAACAATTATTTTATGCTTTTGGCTTATGATAAATCGCTAAAAATCACTGAGGAAACATTAGCTAGCCGTATTAAAAATGTAGAAACAATTAAAGCTTTAAAAGAAGGAGCAATTGTAACTGGTGCAGCTGTTGTTCAGAGTGAAGCCAATCAGCATGCAGCAGAAGTTTTGATTCCAGATTTAAAACAGAATATCCGTGAGACAGAAAACGCTTTAAATATTTTGTTAGGACAAGCTCCAGGGCCAATTGATCGAGGTGAATTAGGAACACAAATTATTCCTGAAAAAATCGCTCTTGGTATGCCAGCTCAATTATTAAACAATCGTCCTGATGTCCGTCAAGCGGAATTTAATTTCAGGGTGGCTTTCGAATCTACAAATTTGGCTAAGACCTATTTTTATCCAAGTTTGACACTTACAGCAAGTACTGGATTCTCAAATTTAGAGCTAAAAGATTTCTTTAGTCATTCTATTTTTTACTCTATTATTGGCGGACTTACACAACCAATATTTAACCAAGGATTGAATAAAATGAGACTTACAACGGCGCAATCACAACAATTACAAGCCTATAATAATTTTCAACAAACTCTTTTAGTGGCAGGTCAGGAAGTTTCGAATGCTTTATATTCGTATCAAATGGCAGTTGAGAAAGAAGATTCTAGAACCAAACAGATTGCAGCTTTAGAAAAAGCAGTAGACTTTACTCAGCAACTTTTAGAATATAGTTCTGCAACCAATTACACTGATGTATTAACATCAGAACAAAACCTTTTGGCAGCGCAATTAAGCGGAATTAACGACAATCTGCAAAAATTGCAAGCTGTTATAAATTTGTACCGTGCGTTGGGTGGTGGTTGGAAATAA
- a CDS encoding extracellular solute-binding protein encodes MEKIRIAVRKFDPFESTLRKLWDAFSLQNNIKMEAEMVALELHDLYETTISDKGLKEGKWDIAHINTDWIFDAANENAVLNLFSLIGENPPENYPFGWHKSLLHLQKLSNGIFGLPFHDGPECLIYRKDLFENEAEKENFKKQFGYELATPKTWQEFSEIATFFNRPEQNLYGAVFANYPDGHNMVFDFCLQLWTRGGSLLNKKNQIDIHNEAAIKALDFYRKMVNDKNAVHPKSREFGSVEAGLAFAEGQAAMAINWFGFASMAEVIDESKVKGKIDITSLPADPGYKTASLNVYWLYTIGSGSKHKKLAYDFLRFATTPESDKLLTAEGGIGCRKSTWKDEEINTLIPFYHKLEMLHENALTLPQTPIWPKVAELIDGAVLKAIETDIPSEILLEETQKKIRKLSQGTTLHGSVKN; translated from the coding sequence ATGGAAAAAATTAGAATCGCCGTTCGTAAATTCGATCCTTTCGAAAGTACACTTCGAAAATTATGGGATGCATTTTCACTTCAAAATAATATAAAAATGGAAGCTGAAATGGTTGCCTTAGAACTTCATGATTTATATGAAACTACCATTTCAGATAAAGGTTTAAAAGAAGGAAAATGGGATATCGCTCATATCAATACCGATTGGATTTTTGATGCTGCAAACGAAAATGCGGTTCTTAATTTGTTTTCCTTAATTGGTGAAAATCCGCCAGAAAACTATCCTTTTGGATGGCATAAATCGCTTTTGCATTTGCAGAAATTAAGCAATGGCATTTTCGGACTTCCATTTCACGATGGCCCAGAATGTCTCATTTACAGAAAAGATTTATTCGAAAACGAAGCAGAAAAAGAGAATTTTAAAAAACAATTTGGTTACGAACTTGCTACACCAAAAACTTGGCAGGAATTTTCAGAAATTGCGACATTCTTTAATCGTCCCGAACAAAATTTATACGGTGCTGTTTTTGCCAATTATCCAGACGGACATAATATGGTTTTTGATTTTTGCCTGCAATTATGGACGCGAGGCGGATCTTTATTAAACAAAAAAAATCAGATTGATATTCATAATGAAGCGGCGATAAAAGCATTAGATTTTTATAGAAAAATGGTCAATGACAAAAATGCGGTTCATCCAAAATCGAGAGAATTTGGTTCGGTTGAAGCAGGTTTAGCTTTCGCCGAAGGACAAGCAGCAATGGCAATCAACTGGTTCGGATTTGCTTCGATGGCAGAAGTAATTGACGAATCGAAAGTGAAAGGAAAAATCGATATCACTTCTCTCCCAGCTGATCCTGGTTATAAAACGGCTTCTTTAAACGTATATTGGTTGTATACAATTGGTTCTGGAAGCAAACACAAAAAACTAGCATATGATTTTTTACGTTTTGCAACTACACCAGAAAGTGATAAATTATTGACAGCAGAAGGCGGAATTGGATGTAGAAAATCCACTTGGAAAGATGAAGAAATCAATACTTTAATTCCGTTTTATCATAAACTGGAAATGCTTCACGAAAATGCATTGACATTACCTCAAACGCCAATCTGGCCAAAAGTCGCAGAACTTATTGACGGAGCGGTTTTAAAAGCCATTGAAACTGATATTCCATCGGAAATACTTTTAGAAGAAACTCAAAAGAAAATAAGAAAACTAAGTCAAGGAACAACATTACACGGCTCTGTCAAAAATTAA
- a CDS encoding MaoC/PaaZ C-terminal domain-containing protein, whose amino-acid sequence MYFKSTFFEDYQIDDKRVTLGRTITETDFVVHAGHTGDFFPHHMDEEWCKTQPFGQRIAHGTMVFAIGIGLTASEINPEAFSRGYDKMRFVKPVHIGDTIHSEITISEKGEAKNPEMGTVTEHVEIINQRGEVVLVCDHLLLVKKK is encoded by the coding sequence ATGTATTTTAAATCGACTTTTTTCGAAGATTACCAAATCGACGACAAACGAGTAACATTAGGCAGAACAATCACAGAAACTGACTTCGTAGTTCATGCCGGACACACTGGAGATTTCTTCCCGCACCACATGGACGAAGAATGGTGCAAAACGCAACCATTCGGACAAAGAATTGCACACGGAACTATGGTTTTTGCCATCGGAATCGGATTAACGGCTTCAGAAATAAATCCCGAAGCTTTTTCTAGAGGTTATGACAAAATGCGTTTTGTAAAACCTGTTCATATCGGCGACACTATTCATTCTGAAATCACTATTTCTGAAAAAGGAGAAGCTAAAAATCCAGAAATGGGAACCGTAACAGAACATGTAGAAATCATTAACCAACGTGGCGAAGTCGTTTTGGTATGTGATCATTTACTTTTAGTAAAGAAAAAATAA
- a CDS encoding efflux RND transporter permease subunit translates to MFKKFIQRPVLSTVISVIIVILGVLGLIELPISQYPDIAPPTVNVAASYTGANADVVLKSIVIPLEEQINGVENMTYMTSTATNDGNASIKIFFKVGTNPDLAAVNVQNRVSRATSLLPVEVTQAGVTVTKSQSSNLLIFSLYSDDKAYDQTFLQNYAKINLVPQIQRVVGVGDVTVFGAKDYSMRIWLKPDIMQQYKLIPSDISAALAEQNIEAAPGKFGENGNQAFQYVIKYKGRLTSAQEFENIVIKSVGNGQMLRLKDVAKVELGSLSYSSTIKTNGVESAAMAISQTPGSNARDVIINSKKLIEEAAKSFPKGMKYTIMVDVNENLDASIEKVIHTLIEAFILVFIVVFIFLQDFRSTLIPAIAVPVAIVGTFFFLNLFGFTINLLTLFAMVLAIGIVVDDAIVVVEAVHAKLDDGYKSAKKATIHAMDEISGAIISITLVMAAVFIPVTFITGSTGVFYKQFGITLAVAIILSAVNALTLSPALCALLLKPHADDHKHKSYLQRFYTSFNVAFDNVTQRYKRSVSFLSVKKWIALASIIIAGLALVYMMKTTPSAFVPSEDQGTVFANISLPPSASMERSDIIAKRVDSIAKTIPGVKNTLRIVGQNFTAGAGSAYSMVIVKLKPWDERDLSVDDVIGQLFAKTSGIREASIFFISPPTIQGFGQSGGFEFQLQDKGGHTTAEFFKVNNEFLAKLAERPEIQYATTPFNPGFPQYMMDINLAKAKDAGVSVNTILSTMQGYYGGLYASNFNKFGKQYRVMVQAAPEFRANTEGLNKIFVRNSAGNMAPITEFVKMTRVFGPESISRFNLFTSISITGAPKPGYSSGDAIKAIQEVAAENLPAGYGYEFSGLTREELASGSETIFIFVLCLVFVYFLLSAQYESYILPFAVLLSIPFGLAGAYLFSIIFKLNSNIYLQISLIMLIGLLAKNGILIVEFALDRRRKGLPVVQAAIEGAVARLRPILMTSFAFILGLVPLMFASGAGAVGNKSIGTGAVGGMLIGTILGVFVIPVLFIIFQNLQEKISGPAKDGYDDEDDDEEEIHLIEAHKE, encoded by the coding sequence ATGTTTAAAAAATTTATACAAAGACCCGTACTCTCGACGGTAATATCTGTTATTATCGTCATCTTAGGTGTTTTAGGCCTAATTGAGTTACCGATTTCGCAATATCCAGATATTGCACCGCCAACTGTAAACGTGGCGGCAAGTTATACTGGTGCGAATGCAGACGTAGTATTGAAAAGTATCGTAATTCCGTTAGAAGAGCAGATCAATGGTGTAGAAAACATGACTTACATGACTTCTACAGCGACAAACGACGGAAATGCTTCGATCAAAATTTTCTTTAAAGTTGGAACAAATCCTGATTTGGCAGCGGTAAACGTTCAGAACAGGGTTTCTAGAGCAACGAGTTTACTTCCTGTTGAGGTAACTCAAGCGGGTGTAACGGTTACGAAAAGTCAGAGTAGTAACTTGTTGATTTTCTCTTTATATAGTGATGATAAAGCTTACGATCAGACGTTTCTTCAAAATTATGCGAAGATTAATCTTGTACCTCAAATTCAGCGTGTAGTTGGAGTAGGTGATGTTACCGTTTTTGGTGCAAAAGATTACTCTATGAGAATCTGGTTGAAACCAGATATAATGCAACAATACAAACTGATTCCGAGCGATATTTCGGCAGCTTTAGCAGAACAAAATATCGAAGCAGCGCCAGGTAAATTTGGTGAGAATGGAAATCAAGCTTTTCAATATGTAATTAAATACAAAGGACGTTTAACAAGTGCTCAGGAATTTGAAAATATTGTTATAAAATCGGTTGGAAACGGACAAATGTTGCGTCTTAAAGATGTTGCAAAAGTAGAGTTAGGATCTTTAAGTTATTCTTCAACAATTAAAACAAACGGCGTAGAATCGGCTGCAATGGCAATTAGCCAGACTCCAGGATCGAATGCACGTGATGTAATTATTAATTCTAAAAAATTAATTGAAGAAGCAGCGAAGAGTTTTCCAAAAGGAATGAAATACACCATTATGGTGGATGTTAACGAAAATCTAGATGCTTCTATTGAGAAAGTTATTCATACTTTGATTGAAGCTTTTATATTGGTTTTCATCGTAGTATTTATTTTCCTTCAAGATTTTAGATCAACTTTAATTCCAGCGATTGCGGTTCCAGTTGCGATTGTAGGAACGTTCTTCTTCCTGAATTTATTCGGATTTACGATCAACTTATTGACGCTTTTTGCTATGGTTCTTGCCATTGGTATTGTCGTCGATGATGCGATTGTCGTCGTCGAGGCCGTCCACGCAAAATTGGATGACGGATATAAATCGGCTAAAAAAGCGACGATTCACGCGATGGACGAAATTTCGGGAGCGATTATTTCGATTACATTGGTAATGGCGGCGGTATTTATTCCTGTAACATTTATTACAGGATCTACTGGGGTTTTCTACAAACAGTTTGGTATTACATTGGCTGTTGCGATAATTCTATCGGCAGTAAATGCCTTGACTTTAAGTCCAGCTTTATGTGCACTTTTATTGAAACCGCATGCTGATGATCATAAACATAAAAGTTATTTACAGCGTTTTTATACTTCATTCAACGTAGCTTTCGATAATGTAACACAAAGATATAAGCGTTCAGTAAGTTTCCTTTCTGTGAAAAAATGGATTGCTTTAGCGTCTATCATCATTGCTGGTTTGGCATTAGTTTATATGATGAAAACAACACCTTCAGCTTTCGTTCCTTCGGAAGATCAAGGAACTGTTTTCGCGAATATCAGTTTGCCGCCTTCAGCTTCTATGGAGCGTTCTGATATCATTGCAAAAAGAGTAGACAGTATTGCTAAGACTATTCCAGGAGTTAAAAATACACTTCGAATCGTTGGGCAGAACTTTACCGCTGGAGCGGGTAGTGCCTACAGTATGGTTATTGTAAAATTGAAACCGTGGGATGAACGTGATCTTAGTGTTGATGATGTAATCGGACAGCTTTTTGCTAAAACAAGCGGTATTCGTGAGGCAAGTATCTTCTTTATTTCGCCACCAACAATTCAAGGTTTTGGGCAAAGTGGTGGATTCGAATTTCAATTGCAAGATAAAGGTGGACATACAACTGCTGAATTCTTTAAAGTAAATAACGAATTCTTAGCGAAATTGGCTGAACGTCCAGAAATTCAATACGCGACAACCCCATTTAATCCTGGATTTCCTCAGTATATGATGGACATCAATTTAGCGAAAGCGAAAGATGCTGGGGTTTCTGTAAACACGATTCTTTCTACAATGCAAGGATATTATGGTGGATTGTATGCTTCGAATTTCAATAAATTCGGAAAACAATATCGTGTAATGGTTCAAGCTGCTCCAGAATTTAGAGCTAACACAGAAGGATTGAATAAAATTTTCGTTAGAAATAGTGCAGGAAATATGGCGCCAATTACAGAGTTTGTAAAAATGACAAGAGTTTTTGGACCAGAATCTATTTCGAGATTTAACTTATTTACGTCAATTTCGATTACAGGAGCACCAAAACCAGGTTATAGTTCTGGAGATGCTATTAAAGCAATTCAAGAAGTGGCGGCAGAAAATCTTCCTGCAGGTTATGGTTACGAATTTTCTGGATTAACGCGTGAGGAATTAGCTTCTGGAAGTGAAACGATATTCATCTTCGTATTATGTTTGGTTTTCGTTTACTTCTTGTTAAGTGCACAATACGAAAGTTATATTTTACCATTTGCAGTATTATTATCAATTCCGTTTGGATTGGCAGGAGCTTATTTGTTCTCAATTATTTTCAAATTGAATAGTAACATTTACTTGCAGATTTCCTTAATCATGCTTATCGGACTTCTTGCCAAGAACGGTATTTTGATTGTCGAATTTGCTTTGGACAGAAGACGAAAAGGATTGCCAGTTGTACAAGCTGCAATTGAAGGTGCCGTAGCACGTTTACGTCCAATTTTAATGACTTCTTTCGCCTTTATTTTAGGATTAGTTCCGTTGATGTTTGCTTCAGGAGCGGGAGCTGTTGGTAACAAATCGATTGGTACAGGAGCTGTAGGAGGTATGTTAATCGGAACAATCTTGGGAGTTTTCGTGATTCCGGTTCTGTTTATTATTTTTCAAAACTTACAAGAAAAAATCAGCGGACCTGCTAAAGACGGTTATGATGACGAGGACGACGATGAAGAGGAAATTCATTTAATAGAAGCTCACAAAGAGTAA
- a CDS encoding Gfo/Idh/MocA family protein, whose amino-acid sequence MNIPYKPLLPQTEQPIVIIGASGIVKDAHLPAYEMAGFKVFGITNRTISKAYDLQKQFKIDYVFESVADAVKNAPSNTVYDITVLPDQYIEILEQLPDGSAVLIQKPMGNDLSQAREIVEVCERKNLVAAINFQLRFASFVSAARYLIDQGIIGELYDLEFKVTVNTPWELFPLIKEHPRLEILFHSVHYIDCIRSFLGNPKSVYAKTAKHPLKKLSSSRSTIILDYGEDKHVVINTNHDHHFGPKHEESYIKWEGTKGAVKAKMGLLMNYPDGLPDVFEYALPKKSNENEYEWTEVKLEGSWFPEAFIGAMSNLMRYKEGSDDKLSASVQDVLGTMKVVEACYASSKNGGISFEEV is encoded by the coding sequence ATGAATATTCCCTATAAACCTTTACTTCCACAAACAGAACAACCAATTGTGATTATTGGAGCAAGCGGTATTGTAAAAGATGCGCATCTTCCTGCTTATGAAATGGCTGGTTTTAAAGTTTTTGGTATTACTAATAGAACGATTTCGAAAGCATACGATTTACAGAAACAATTCAAAATCGATTATGTTTTTGAAAGTGTTGCCGATGCAGTTAAAAATGCGCCTTCAAACACTGTTTACGATATTACCGTTTTACCTGATCAATATATCGAAATTTTAGAGCAATTGCCTGATGGATCTGCAGTTTTGATTCAGAAACCAATGGGAAATGATTTATCACAGGCTCGCGAAATTGTCGAAGTTTGCGAAAGAAAAAATTTAGTTGCTGCTATCAATTTCCAGTTGCGTTTTGCCTCTTTTGTAAGTGCTGCCAGATATTTAATCGATCAGGGAATTATTGGCGAATTATATGATTTAGAATTTAAAGTTACCGTAAATACTCCTTGGGAATTATTTCCTTTAATAAAAGAGCATCCAAGATTGGAAATTCTTTTCCACAGCGTGCATTATATTGACTGCATTAGATCTTTTCTGGGTAATCCGAAAAGTGTTTATGCTAAAACAGCCAAACATCCGCTTAAAAAATTATCTTCAAGTCGATCTACGATTATTCTGGATTATGGAGAAGATAAACATGTTGTAATCAATACGAATCATGATCATCACTTTGGTCCAAAACATGAAGAAAGTTATATTAAATGGGAAGGAACAAAAGGCGCCGTTAAAGCAAAAATGGGATTGTTAATGAATTATCCTGACGGTTTGCCAGATGTTTTTGAATACGCTTTGCCAAAAAAAAGTAATGAAAATGAATACGAATGGACAGAAGTGAAATTAGAAGGTTCTTGGTTTCCTGAAGCTTTTATTGGCGCAATGTCTAATCTCATGCGTTACAAAGAGGGTTCTGACGATAAATTGTCTGCTAGCGTTCAAGATGTCTTAGGCACGATGAAAGTTGTAGAAGCCTGCTACGCGAGCAGTAAAAATGGCGGAATTTCTTTTGAAGAAGTGTAA
- the fucP gene encoding L-fucose:H+ symporter permease: MQITNQAGDQHDATLETGKGTANYKVPFILITSLFFLWGMAHNLDSVLIPHLKKACELNNSQSTLIDTSVFFAYFIMAIPAGMLIKRFGYKTSIIVGLLVFAAGAFLFVPAADSRTYELFLFALFVIGCGLTILETSANPYATILGPAEASSKRINLAASFNALAAVVAPFVGSLFILSGTNHTKEQMAAMPETEKAAYLLGEAQAVKMPYIVLGTVLVLVAIAFYFMHLPSMKPKHTEVEVKPGFFSVLKFRHLTWAVVAQFFYVGAQVCVTSFFIRIAQQGAGLDEKTAAFYLGGYGFLFMAGRFIGTFFLKYVKDYVLLSIYCVISALLSLVAIYGSGMGVLYALGGIGFFMSIMFPTIFSLGIKGLKSNTETGSSWLVMSIVGGAIIPYGMGTLIDMNHDDIQSGYIIPLVCFLIILSFGVVGHKVKTVSE, encoded by the coding sequence ATGCAAATTACAAACCAAGCTGGCGATCAACACGACGCAACTTTAGAAACTGGAAAAGGTACTGCTAATTATAAAGTTCCATTTATTTTAATTACCAGCTTATTTTTTCTTTGGGGAATGGCGCACAATCTGGACTCAGTTTTGATTCCACACTTGAAGAAAGCCTGTGAATTAAATAATAGTCAATCTACATTGATTGATACTTCTGTTTTCTTTGCTTATTTTATCATGGCAATTCCTGCGGGAATGCTTATTAAAAGATTTGGTTATAAAACTAGTATTATCGTTGGATTATTAGTTTTTGCCGCAGGAGCCTTTTTATTTGTTCCAGCAGCAGATTCAAGAACATATGAATTATTTTTATTTGCTCTATTTGTAATTGGATGCGGTTTAACAATTCTTGAAACCAGTGCAAATCCTTATGCTACTATTTTAGGTCCAGCAGAGGCTTCATCAAAAAGGATAAATTTAGCGGCTTCTTTTAATGCTTTAGCAGCAGTTGTTGCTCCGTTTGTGGGTTCATTATTTATTCTCTCAGGAACAAATCATACAAAAGAACAAATGGCAGCAATGCCAGAAACTGAGAAAGCAGCTTATTTATTAGGTGAAGCACAAGCAGTAAAAATGCCTTATATCGTTTTGGGAACTGTTTTGGTTTTAGTAGCTATAGCTTTTTATTTCATGCATCTTCCTTCTATGAAACCAAAGCATACGGAAGTTGAAGTTAAACCTGGTTTTTTCTCTGTTTTAAAATTTAGACATTTAACGTGGGCTGTTGTTGCTCAATTCTTTTATGTTGGTGCTCAAGTCTGCGTTACTAGTTTCTTTATTAGAATTGCACAACAAGGAGCTGGTTTAGATGAAAAAACTGCGGCGTTTTATTTAGGGGGTTATGGGTTTTTATTTATGGCGGGGCGCTTTATTGGAACTTTCTTTTTGAAGTATGTAAAAGATTACGTTTTACTTTCTATTTACTGCGTAATATCTGCACTTCTTTCTCTAGTAGCAATATATGGATCAGGAATGGGAGTACTTTACGCTCTTGGCGGAATCGGGTTCTTTATGTCAATTATGTTTCCAACAATTTTTTCTTTAGGAATTAAAGGTTTAAAATCGAATACAGAAACAGGTTCTTCTTGGTTAGTAATGTCAATTGTTGGAGGCGCTATCATTCCGTATGGAATGGGAACTTTAATTGATATGAATCATGATGATATTCAGTCTGGGTATATTATTCCGTTAGTTTGCTTTTTAATTATTCTTTCTTTTGGAGTTGTTGGTCATAAGGTGAAAACGGTTTCAGAATAA